In a single window of the Paramisgurnus dabryanus chromosome 23, PD_genome_1.1, whole genome shotgun sequence genome:
- the gpr37a gene encoding prosaposin receptor GPR37: MKMQLKCLFYLLVCCELSVVLAHIHNRTDINSDIDYLPSKSRQISTNSRQQHATSDQINADTDKQQLQPTDDFSLSETNLVNENVRKVRKSRQKHDNTHTVNNYSHVTLLLFRQIRNESAFKLRQKRETVNETRYEHDRNQVSSVEFLETLPKPLAQIEATEFPLNPTTIPELDASPMEEYEEPFTPFSVRPRTPGVKNPFYPVTGDSYGAYAVICISIIIFAVGILGNIAIMCIVCHNYYMRSISNSLLANLALWDFVILFFCLPLVIFHELTKDWLLGEFSCKVIPYIEVASLGVTTFTLCALCIDRFRAASNVQMYYEMIENCTSTTAKLTVIWLGALLLALPELLIRQLVREEREPPEVIPCEHCVVRISTALPDTLYVLGLTYNSARLWWYFGCYFCLPTVFTIICSVVTARKISRAERTSVRGNRKQIQLESQMNCTVVALAILYGFCVIPENISNIVSVYMATSVPRHTLDILHLVSQVMLFCKSAVTPVLLLVLCRPFGKAFLDCCCCCWPECGTLKSSDVTSDDNEQDGTTELELSPYSTVHREASSFPAAGTHC; this comes from the exons ATGAAAATGCaactaaaatgcttgttttaTTTGCTGGTCTGTTGTGAACTATCAGTGGTTCTTGCACATATTCATAACAGGACTGATATCAATTCAGACATCGATTATTTGCCATCTAAATCGCGTCAGATCAGCACTAACAGCCGACAGCAACATGCAACATCCGATCAAATTAATGCCGATACGGACAAGCAACAGCTACAACCCACAGATGACTTTTCATTGTCTGAGACAAATTTAGTAAACGAAAATGTCAGAAAGGTAAGAAAGTCGAGACAAAAACACGACAACACTCACACTGTGAACAACTACAGTCACGTAACGTTGTTATTATTTAGACAAATACGCAACGAAAGTGCATTTAAACTTCGGCAAAAAAGAGAGACTGTGAATGAGACGAGATATGAACATGACAGAAATCAAGTATCGTCCGTTGAGTTTTTGGAGACATTACCGAAGCCCCTAGCGCAGATCGAGGCCACAGAATTCCCACTCAATCCCACAACTATTCCTGAATTGGACGCATCGCCAATGGAAGAATATGAGGAACCTTTCACACCCTTTAGTGTCCGACCGAGAACCCCAGGGGTGAAGAATCCTTTTTACCCCGTTACAGGTGACTCGTATGGGGCATATGCCGTCATCTGCATTTCCATCATCATCTTCGCCGTGGGAATTTTGGGGAATATCGCGATCATGTGCATAGTGTGCCACAATTACTACATGAGGAGCATTTCCAACTCCTTGCTGGCCAATCTTGCTTTGTGGGATTttgtcattttgtttttctgcctgCCGCTCGTGATTTTCCACGAGCTCACTAAGGATTGGTTGCTCGGGGAATTCTCCTGTAAAGTAATTCCTTACATTGAG GTGGCTTCTCTAGGAGTGACTACATTTACCCTATGCGCTTTGTGCATTGACCGTTTCCGCGCCGCGAGCAACGTCCAGATGTACTACGAGATGATCGAGAACTGCACTTCCACTACAGCCAAACTGACAGTGATCTGGCTCGGTGCTCTTCTACTTGCCCTTCCTGAGCTCCTCATCCGGCAGCTGGTAAGAGAGGAACGTGAGCCTCCGGAGGTGATACCTTGCGAGCACTGCGTTGTCCGGATCTCCACAGCCCTCCCGGACACTCTTTACGTGCTCGGCCTCACCTACAACAGCGCCCGCCTCTGGTGGTACTTCGGTTGTTACTTCTGCCTGCCCACCGTCTTCACCATTATCTGCTCGGTGGTGACCGCTCGTAAAATATCCAGGGCTGAGCGCACCAGCGTCCGTGGCAACCGCAAGCAGATCCAACTGGAGAGCCAGATGAACTGCACGGTGGTCGCATTGGCAATCCTGTACGGCTTCTGCGTTATTCCCGAGAACATCAGCAACATAGTTTCGGTGTACATGGCTACGAGCGTGCCACGTCACACGCTGGACATCCTGCATCTGGTGAGTCAGGTGATGCTCTTCTGCAAGTCCGCTGTAACACCCGTGCTGCTTTTGGTGCTTTGTCGGCCCTTCGGCAAAGCTTTTCTGGACTGTTGCTGTTGTTGCTGGCCGGAGTGTGGCACGCTGAAGTCGTCTGATGTCACGAGCGATGACAACGAGCAGGATGGCACCACCGAACTTGAACTCTCACCCTACAGCACCGTCCACAGGGAGGCGTCTAGCTTTCCGGCAGCGGGAACACACTGCTGA